The genomic segment ggccaacatggggaaaccccgtctctactaaaaatacaaaaataagtcaggcatggtgatgtgtgccagtaatcccagttactagagaggctgaggcaggggaatcgctccaacctacctgggaggcagaggttgcagtgcagtgcactccaacctgggcgacagagtgagactccatctcaaaaaaaaaaaaaaaaaaaaaaaagtgactattAATGTAGAGAAGAGATgagccctgccctcaaggagctcatagTGGGTAAGACAAAGATGAAACCAGGTAGAATGGGATCAGAGCTCTGGGCAGATACAAAccctggagaaaaaaataaccagagcaaactttttaataatatttactcTGTGCCAAGGACTCTTCTAGAATATTATATGATATAGTCCATCCTCACAATAATCTTATGAGGTAATTTCTTTTATTCCACTTGACAGTTGAAACAATTAACTGGCCCAAGATCATACCAGCGGCTAAGGGAAGCCTTAGGGGCATCTGGCTTCTGAGAGCTGGGATAGATTCTCAAAGTAGCTAGGCACAGGAGGGTCATCATCAAATCCCTGGCCTCTGTAAGACTGGGCCAGGGATTTGTATTGGGGTTGAGGTGAGGGTTTGGACCGTAACAGTTAATATTGCTTCCCAGCACTGAACCCTCCTCAGCACTGCCCCTCCACTCCCACTTCAAATGTCCTGTGccacccttccctccttcctggcTTCACACCCAcctgcttccttcctcttctgtccCTCAGGTCAGGCTTCCTGTGGAAGGTGGCCAGGATGGGCTGTTCACACCCGGAGTAGCCACTAACAGCACTGCCCCTGCTCCAGGCAGCAAGAAAGGAGGGAGCATCTGGGGCCCCAGGAGAATGACTTGCACCCTCTTCCATTTTAGCTCTAGTTTGCATGGAATTGTCCAACACAGAAACAACGCTCAGAAATCAGGCCTCTACTCCTCACCCTTCCATCTCCCCAAAGGCAGCCAGACTCCACCTCCACCTAGCACTGGGACACCCTTACTAACAGGCCAGCTGGATTCCCTCCAtaattcccttccccctcccacctCAGATAAGGGACAGAGCTGAATCCCTTGTCTTGCCTCTGTGCAGGTGCAAGAGGGCTCAGGAGCTGGACATCCCCAACCCCCGCTGCCCTGAAGGGCAGAGCCCGAGAGGACTTAGGGcttggggaggtggagggatgGGAAGATTTCTGGGGAcagtgggagggagaaggaaggggagtGCCCGGTCCCGCCGAGTGCCCTCTCGGTAGATCCCCAAAGCTTTTCTAGAACTTGGCGGGCCCGCCTCCGGGGCTGGGACGCGGAGTTTCCCGAGTCCGCTGGGCTTCCGGGTCTGGCTGCTGGGATTTTAGGGGAGTGGACCAGGACTTGGCTGGGGTCTCACCATCGCTGTGCGTCGCTGTCCGGGCAGTTCTGGACCGACTCTGCCGTCAGGCCCCTCACCCAGACCCCACCCGAAGGCGTCAGCGCCCGCCCCCGTCCGCCCCCGCCGGCCCCCGCCCTCACTAACAGCGCGGCCCTTCCTCTCCCACGCCCCAGGGGTCCCCGCTCGCCCCTCCCCTGCTGGTGGAGAGGGGCGGCTCAGGGAGGGGCCTGGAGCTGCAGATTGGGGGCGGGggggaaagcaaaacaaaaccacatttgTGGGATCTCAGGGTGGAAATGTGCGGGCTCCACGGCCTCTGCCATGCAGGTGCAGGGGCTCAGGCTGGGACTGCGCCCGGCGGGCATCCAGTAGACGCCGGGAGCCGCGTTTACGCTGGGTTCTCAACCACTCGCTGAATGGAAACGACTCGCCGGGCGCGCAGCCCTGTCCCTCTGCAGTTCCCAGGTCTCCCCAAACTCTCCCTCTGGTCTCCCAGCCCCGCCCCTCCGCGTGTTTCCCTTCAGTTCTCTCCCCCTTGTCTCCAGTGGTCCCCCtggccccttcccctcccctcagccCTCTTCCGGGTTACATCGTCTTGCCTGTCTCCCTTCAGGTCCCTTCAgaccctctccccttcccttcgtTTCTCGCCCAACCCTCCATCCCCTTTTCGCTCGCTGCAGCACCCCCAACTTTGGTGTCCTCAGCCCCGCCTCTGCGCCCCGCCTCCGCCGCAGGCTCCGCCCTTCCCCCCCGCCGGGCTTTCTCAGCCCCTGGCCAGGAGCGCCCTCTAGCGTCTGCGCATGCTCACTGCTCCCGACTGCAAAGTCCTCCAAAGGGACCTTCTAGGCTGCGTGCCGGTCGCCCCCGCTCGGGTCCGCCCGCCCGCAGCGTCTCGTTGGTGCTGCCGGTGACCTCCGACCCCGCGgccgcggggcggggcggggcggggaggccTTAGCTCTGGGCGGGCGGCGGCTGCTGCAGCGGGACCCGGGAGCGGGGCCCGGCGCCGCCCGGGCCGCGGGGCGATGTGAGTCGGGGCGCGGCGGGGCGGGGACGAGGCGGCTTCACCGAGGCCGCGTCGCGCCGCGCCGCAGTCTCCACTCCCTCCCTAGGAAGCCCCGGGCAGGCGGGCGGCGGAGCAccggggctgggggcggggatCCGGGGAGAGCGCGCACCCAGACCTCTTCATTCCTTACGGGCGTCTAGAAATTCCCCTGACAGTCCTGCAGACTCTGGCTCCCCTAACCCACCTCTACCCTTTCCGCCCTGGACACACCATCGCATCTCCTGGAGCCCTCAGAACCCCCTCACTCGCTCAGCAAATCTGCTATGCGCACGGACCCAACATTTCTCTTGGATGCCCCCAAATGCTTCCACTGCCCGGAAATTCCTAGGATCCCTCATATCCGTATTCTCCTTGCACTATCCAAAATGCCCACATCCAAAATTCTTGCTCATGTTTCCCCAAACGTCCTCATACGTTTTCAGCCCCCACACCCCATCTAACTCCTGCCCCTGATCATACCTATCCAAGACCAGAGGCCTCTCGCCATTTCCACTCAATGCAGTCCTTCCTCAGTGAGCTATGTGGTCCATCCTGATATCTTAAGGAGAAGAGATGGTGATAGGGAAGTGCAACCCCTCCCCCATCTTGCACCCTAGAGTTCTTGGTGcccccaccctccccccaccccgtCTGTGGCTCAAGCCCCAGTATTTTCCCAGCAACCTGTCTTTAGTCCTTGCACACCTCCCTGAGCCTGCTTCTTCCTTCCAGAAAATAAGCCAGACCAAGGGGATGGGGTCCTTTTACCTGGAAGTTGTCCAAGGTTGCAGGGTGCAAGGGGCCCTGGGAAGTATTGTTTCTCCAGAGCAGGAATGTGGAATGTCCAGGGGTCTGCAGGGTCCTGGCTTGTTGACGTGTTTACCTTGGGCTCAGAGGCCCTGAAATTTTGGCTTACTGTTAACATTTATGTTGAAATTAGACCTTTCAGAGCTTGGGGAGCAGAAAATCTATCAAGCTTCCAAATGCGAAATTGAAGCAGCCTGTCTTGGAAGAGGAACATGTCAATTTTAGTGATGTTTGTCTTACATTTTTGCCTTACAAGTTATTTAAGCTAGAAGCTCCCCAGTTTATAGATGGTTTCCCCAAAAACTAAGACCTTAGGTGGGAGTTGGGGGGTTGACTTAAGTCTCCCAGATACTTAGTAGCAACAAAACTGACCGGAATATTGGTTTCCTGAATCTTAAACCAGTGCTCTCTCTACTATATCACAGTGTCCTTTTGAGAAAGCTCTTTGTAGAGTTAAAGTTCTCTGCAAAGGTAAGGTGATGGTTTTGATGTTTGTTGTAACAGGACTCAGAGGGAGACACCTAAAGTGACTTAAAAggccttggccaggcgtggtggctcacacctgtaatcccagcactttgggaggctgtggcgggtggatcacaaggtcaggagatcaagaccatcctggctaagatggggaaaccctgtctctactaaaaaaaaaaacaaaaaaattagccgggcgtggtggcggacgcctgtagtcccagctactggggaggctgaggcaggagaatggcgtgaacccaggaggcagagcttgcagtgagctgcgatcgcgccactgcactccagcctgggtgacagagtgagactccgtctcaaaaaaaaaaaaaaagaaaggctttgGGTTGTCTTAGACTTCAAACTCATTGATGCTCTGGGAGTCTGTCCCTCTCAGGGCCCATGGGGCTTGGAATTTGTGCTCTCTTTGCCCttgattttactttcttcattgGTGTTTTTGTCCCATTAGGGCTGAAACACATATCCAGGTGGGATGGACTGCCAGGTCAGTTTAATTAACAGTTGGGGGTGAAGATAGAAGGTTTTATTAATCAGTGTCTCTGTTTCCTATGCTAGGTGAGCCCCAGGTGTATCCCAGAGGGATCCAGGTGACTTCTCTGCAGACTGTTTGCCATGACAGCCCAGCAAGGACAGGGGGAATAAAGTGGGAACCCTTCCCCATGCCCTTCCCAATGGCCTGGGTGAGGTAAGAGCTGTGTATAGGAGTCAGTTTTATGGCGTTTCCCAAGTTGGGAGGAACAGAGGATACAGGTCACCTGGTTATTCAAAGCTTTACCATTCAGCAGGAGTTCTAGAAGGATAGCCAATCCTACAGACTCATTTCTTGTGACAAGTTGCAACCCCTTAAAACTTCTGCTTGGTATTGGTCCATGCGTTTCTTGTTCCCTTAGGTCATTCAGGCCTGGGTGGTGTCCTCTTCATTCTAGGCACAGCCCTGACTGTTGTGACATATCATCCAAGTACCAGAATCCTGGAGGGAAGAGCCAAATAGTAACGCCTCTGGTCTCCCCTTCAGACAAAGGGAAGCAAACCcagcattttgtgtgtgtgaagaaaTATCCAATTCAGGTTATTAAAATTGTGCACAGTTTTAAATGTTCAGTCTTCCGAATGTATCTTTTTGATCACAATGTAACAACTCATTTGAAGAGgatatcaaaaagataaatttgCGCTGGATGTTGGGATGGTAGTAAGGGAGAAGAGAGAACTTGGATGAAGTGGAATGGATGAgctaaaaagggaggaaaaaagagacaGGTACAGGCCAAAGTGTCTGATACCCCCCAAGTGACAATTTCTTTGCTGAATCCAAATAAGGGCCTTGGGTTGGCACCCACCTCCATCTGCTGTAGATCACTTCTCCTGGGCCCCTACTTTTCTTCCTGCCTATGTCCTTCCCTTGTCATTACATGGGTCAGAATCCTACATACTTCTCAAGGTCCAGATCGAAGGTTACCTCTGAGAAGCTCTCTCCAGCCCCCCATCAGCATTCATCCTTAACACATTGTAACTTGAGTTAAGGTTTATCAAATGTGTGTCTGGCCTGGATTGAGAATGTGAAGTCTTTGAGGGAGGGTCTGTATCACACAGTCTCTTGCAAAGAGTAGGTGATCACAATGAGTGCTTCTTCCTGAGTTCCCCAGAGCAGGGTTTTTTGAAGCTGAAGTTGGTGACCTGCATATCCTGTATGTTTTTCCTAGGGCAGGCTGGCTGCTCTGACACCATGGGGAGCTGCTGCAGCTGCCTGAACAGAGACAGCGTTCCGGACAACCACCCCACCAAGTTCAAGGTACCCAGAGCCCTCTCCTCTCCTGCGTTCCCAACATGGCCTCTTGGGCTCAGACACAACTTAATGGAGTTGTCTCCGCTTCTCTAACAGCAAATCAAATGCCAGGCTGAGTTGTAGGCTTATGGAGACTTCTCGAGCTCACACCCTCTCAAGTAGCCTGAGGAAAAGAGGCCCAGACTACTGCTGTTTTCATGGCTCTTGATATTACCAAGAATGAAAAAATGCCATAATGATGCTTTTGGAACTGTTGTCAGTGTGTTTTTATACCTTTATATATCCCCCCCCTTTtgttttagagaaaacaaaattctgtatttgtgagttaatatatgtaaagtatttaaaatagtgcttagtggccaggcacagtggctcacgcctgtaatcccagcacttttggaggccaaggcgggcggatcacctgaggatcaggagttagagactagactggccaacatggcgaaaccccatctctactaaaaatacagaaattagccaggtatggtgacacacgcctgtaatcccagctacttgggaggctgaggcaggagaatcatttgaacccaggagttggaggttgcagtgggccgagatcccaccagtgcacttcagcctgggcgacagagtgagatgccatctcaaataataataataaataaataaataaataaaattaaatagtgCTTAGCACACAGTAAGTACAACATCAGTGTTTGCTGTTTGCTGTGGGAAGCTGAGGGCAGACCCAAGTCCACCTGTGCGCTCCCCTGCCCCACCTCTCTGTAGAGGGagcctccttcctcctcattctGGGGCATCTTGAAGCACATGTTTCTCCAGCCCACCAGAAGAGGGAGCCCTCAGCAAGGGCACACAGCTGGGGACAGGGTAGAGGAGATATGTATTGGTTCTGCCTTGGGCTTGACTTTCCTAGGTCAGGGTGTCCCAGTCTCAAGATTTTGAATTTACAATTGAACTCCTTCCCCATTAACACCTGGCCCTTGGATACTAAGCCATGGGCTGTCTGGGGGTCATCTAACGTTTGTTATCTAACCGACTGACCTTGGAGGTCAACTACCTACTTCTTCCCTCACTGTCCATATGACAAAACTCAGCCCCAGAGAAGTGGGATTTGCCCAGTGAACTGCTGTGGGTCCATGAAACTGCTTCATATAGTTATGTAGCATTCAGTAGAGTCTGTAATAGTCAGATGTGACCTTTGGTTCCCCACCTCTTGTCCTGCATCAGATTGTCTCCCAGTGGCTCAGGGACCCATGCGAACACTTGTTGGACTCACTCGTTGACCCTTCTGTCCTCTCCCCTCCAGGTGACAAATGTGGATGACGAGGGGGTAGAGCTGGGCTCTGGGGTGATGGAGCTGACGCAGAGTGAGCTGGTGCTGCACCTGCATCGGCGTGAGGCCGTCCGCTGGCCCTACCTCTGCCTGCGGCGCTATGGCTATGACTCCAACCTCTTCTCCTTTGAGAGTGGCCGCCGATGTCAGACAGGTCAGGGTGAGTACCAGGCCCTGCTCCACCGTGGGATAGGGGCTTATGCAGGACTCTAGGGTTCCTAATGTACAGATTAGCTCTTAAGAGGTTAATGTTGTCCCCATCACCTGTGGGCAGTAGAGTGTGATGTATTCTCCCTGCAGTCAGAGGTCAGGGGTGGTAGGTTATTCCATGAGATCAAGGCTAGAGCCAGCCACGGCTCTCTGAAGGAGTGGCATGGTCTGGGTTTATCTCTTAGGATTCAGACTTAAGCTGTGCAAAAGGAATACTGTATGGGATTGTGTTCAGTGCAGTTTGGGATTATGACTATGCAGAGGTGGAATGAAGAAGCTTCTCTGATGAGGCTGCCAACAAAATAGCCTCTGAGGTCATGTTTGCTGGAGGAGACAGCCCTCCATACATCTTACCCTTGGAGTTCATGAGGCAGAGGCATGGGCGCTGGGTCAGCAGGCAGAGTGGGCAGAGATATCCGTGCTTCTAGTGATGTTTGATCTACACTTGGGTTCCCAGGGGGGCTACCCCTGGCCCCAGCACAGGGTTCCCTGCAACTCCAGGCTTTCCCAGTCTTTTGTATTTCTCGTCGTATTTTGCCAGAGTAGTTCTTTTTCTTCACTATTTCCTCCCCATCCTATTTGTGCAAACCACAGTTATCCCATTCCACAGCCTAATTGTGTCTTACTTGTGGGTATATGCACAGGCACACCCCAAGTAGCCTCCCCTAGGTCCCAGGTCCGCCTGTTACAGAGGGGAGTGTGGGAGTCCAGGCTGGCCCAAGACCCCAAGGGCATCTTTGAGTCCCCTGATTCACAAACACTCAGCCCAGTCCTGCTGTTCCTGGGACCTTGAGTTGCAGTGTTGCAGTTTGAAGGGCTGTAAGGCTGGCTGCATTGAGGAGCCATGTGATTGCCTTGCCATATTTGCCTTTAGCTAGTCTGCCcatcatttctttcttcccacaCCAGAGTTTAATGTATGAGGTCAGGGACCTGTATACAGTAGGCATTCGCTTTCTGGCCACGCACTGGGCTAATAAGTGAATAAGCAGGGAACAGAGTAGACCCTCTTGTCATCAGTGATCTGAGGACTGGTGCTCTGGATGGAGCTTTTTTTCCTAGGAAGCAGGGGGTGTTAGGCAGAGGAAGATGGGGGCAGCATGTGACGTAGAATGTTCACtcacctggccgggtgcagtggctcatgcctgtaatcccagtactttgggaggccaaggtggatggatcacgaggtcaggagattgagactatcctggctaacacggtgaaatcccgtctctgctaaaaatacaaaaaattagccgggtgtggtggcgggcgcttgtagtcccagctactcgggaggctgaggcaggagaatggcgtgaacccagaaagcggagcttgcagtgagccgagatcacgccactgcactccagcttgggcgacagggtACCCTGGTACCCAAGGTACCCTGCCCCACCACGCCCACACCACATTAAACACTCCAGCTATATTCCTCTGAGGTGAAATCATTTTCATAAGGATGTGTGAGTTCAGGTATCACAAGAAGAGAATCAAAATCAAGGtggaggccgggcatgatggttcatgcctgtaatcccagcactttgggaggccgcagcaggcgaattacctgaagtcaggagtttgagaccaggctgaccaacatggtgaaaccccatctcaactaaaaatacaaaacattagctgggcatagtgtaggacacctgtaatcccagctaattgggaggctgaggtaggagaatctcttgaacctgggaggtggaggttgcagtgagctgagatcgtaccattctactccaccctgggcaacaagagtgaaactccgtctcaaaaaagaaaagaaaaaggatgctCGGGATGAGAAGAGGCTCTCCTGCCCCGCAGGACTGGGACTGGAGTTCAAGGACATTTCCTGCACATTATGCATCTGTTGAGCTCCTCTGGTCCTACCCTATTGGGCCCAGGgtcatttcttcctctccttctccaggAATATTTGCATTTAAGTGTTCCCGGGCTGAGGAAATCTTCAACCTCCTTCAGGATCTGATGCAGTGCAACAGCATCAATGTGATGGAAGAACCTGTCATCATCACCCGCAATAGCCACCCCGCTGAGCTTGACCTCCCTCGAGCCCCCCAGCCACCCAATGGTGAGGAGCCCCCAGTGTATACACACGCACAGGCCCAGGAAGCACAAATCTTGGAGGGATGAGTCAAGCTGGCAGGTTAGGGGAAGGCTGGGTGAGCCAGCCTTCCAGGACAGTTGTCCATGATCAGAACCGTTCTTGAGGATCGATAAATCCTGGGCTGGGCTAGGTGACTCAGGCTGAGGCTGTTGAGTCCTGGGCCTTGTATTGACGGATGATTGGGGAGCAGACAGGAAGACTTCGGGTTTCCGTAGAAACGGCAATCTGGAgtttttttgctttcttcctctGTCTATTGGGTCATCCCCATATACTTTCCTTGCTGCTGGTGCAAGCATCTCTGGCCATGACTGTATTCTGGAGAGGGTCCTACAATTTCTGCTTATTCAGTCATTGAATTCAGACCAGGCACCTGCTTGGTGTTCTGAGCTCCCTGGACTGGCCCATGGGGGACAGGAGAAATAGAAGCACAGTcctttttttgaggaacttccctGGACCTTACTGGCAGACCTAGAATGAAGCAAAGGGATGATCCAGTGACAACAAGATGTGCTTTATGCATTTTGGGTGAGGCTATAATGGAGACAGTGGTGAGATGCTTCAAGCTGAGCTTGAGGGAAAGGGCAGGGTTTGAAGAGCAGAGGAAAGATGAAGGATAATGGGGGCTGGTAGCTCAGTGGGGTTTAACCACTGTGAGGCCCTGAGAACATCTCTCTTCCACTGGAGGAGTCCCAGAATGCCGCACACACAGCTGCAAGTGGTTGTCAGGTGGCTTAAGTTCCCCTCCCCTGGACTTGTCTCCCCTGTGTCCAGCTCTAGGCTACACTGTCTCCAGCTTTTCCAATGGCTGCCCTGGAGAGGGCCCACGATTCTCAGCTCCCCGGCGGCTCTCAACGAGCAGCCTACGGCACCCCTCGCTTGGGGAAGAGTCCACCCATGCCCTCATTGCTCCTGATGAGCAGGTGAGCAAGCAGCCGGCCAGCCCCTACCCTGTTGGTCTGGGTGGGGATGAGGGATAGGAAATAAGGCCACCTCCTCCCAGTAAGGATCACGGGAAGGGGAAGAACATTGTTAGGGTCCCTTCCTGTCCCTAAAAGGGAGTAGCTTCCTTGGAAGAGTTGGAGGACAAGGAAGAAGAAACTCCAGCTCTTTTTCTGTGTGcttttcttctctcattctgtcccttctgttctcttttctccctgcCCTGGGACACTCCTGCCTCACTTGGACTCTCTGTCCCCAGTCCCACACCTATGTCAACACACCGGCCAGTGAAGATGACCACCGCAGGGGCCGCCACTGCCTGCAGCCCCTGCCTGAGGGTCAGGCGCCCTTCCTCTCGCAGGCCCGGGGTCCTGACCAACGGGACCCACAGGTGTTCTTGCAGCCAGGCCAGGTGAAGTTTGTGTTGGGCCCGACCCCTGCTCGGCGGCACATGGTGAAGTGCCAGGGCCTCTGTCCCAGCCTGCATGACCCCCCACACCACAATAATAACAATGAGGCCCCTTCCgagtgcccagcccagcccaagtGCACCTACGAGAACGTCAGTGGGGGGCTGCGGCGAGGGGCCGGCTGGAGACTGAACCCAGAGGAGCCGGGCTGGAATGGCCTTGCCCACCGCCGGGCCGCCCTGCTGCACTATGAGAACCTGCCCCCGCTGCCCCCTGTGTGGGAGAGCCAAGCCCAGCAGCTGGGAGGGGAGGCTGGGGATGATGGGGACTCAAGGGATGGGCTCACACCCTCTTCCAATGGTTTCCCTGATGGTGAGGAGGACGAGACCCCACTGCAGAAGCCCACCAGCACCCGGGCCGCTATCCGCAGCCATGGCAGCTTTCCTGTGCCACTGACCCGCCGCCGCGGCTCCCCAAGGGTCTTCAACTTTGATTTCCGCCGGCCGGGGCCCGAGCCCCCAAGGCAACTTAACTACATCCAGGTGGAGCTAAAGGGCTGGGGTGGAGACCGCCCTAAGGGGCCCCAGAACCCCTCGAGCCCCCAAGCCCCCATGCCCACCACCCACCCTGCCCGAAGCTCAGACTCCTACGCCGTGATTGACCTCAAAAAGACAGTGGCCATGTCCAACCTGCAAAGAGCTCTGCCCCGAGACGACGGCACCGCCAGGAAAACCCGGCACAACAGCACCGACCTGCCTCTGTAGGGACGTCCCGGTCCTCACCACCCTCTGCCCCACCGTGatccagcctctgcctcacaCTCCTGTCCTCTGAACCTACCCTCCCCAGGGTTCAGGGTTGCTCTGCAGAAGGCATGGAGGTGGGACCCGATGCTTCCCTGTGCTGGCTGGAGTCCCCAGAG from the Macaca mulatta isolate MMU2019108-1 chromosome 4, T2T-MMU8v2.0, whole genome shotgun sequence genome contains:
- the FRS3 gene encoding fibroblast growth factor receptor substrate 3 isoform X2, which translates into the protein MGSCCSCLNRDSVPDNHPTKFKVTNVDDEGVELGSGVMELTQSELVLHLHRREAVRWPYLCLRRYGYDSNLFSFESGRRCQTGIFAFKCSRAEEIFNLLQDLMQCNSINVMEEPVIITRNSHPAELDLPRAPQPPNALGYTVSSFSNGCPGEGPRFSAPRRLSTSSLRHPSLGEESTHALIAPDEQSHTYVNTPASEDDHRRGRHCLQPLPEGQAPFLSQARGPDQRDPQVFLQPGQVKFVLGPTPARRHMVKCQGLCPSLHDPPHHNNNNEAPSECPAQPKCTYENVSGGLRRGAGWRLNPEEPGWNGLAHRRAALLHYENLPPLPPVWESQAQQLGGEAGDDGDSRDGLTPSSNGFPDGEEDETPLQKPTSTRAAIRSHGSFPVPLTRRRGSPRVFNFDFRRPGPEPPRQLNYIQVELKGWGGDRPKGPQNPSSPQAPMPTTHPARSSDSYAVIDLKKTVAMSNLQRALPRDDGTARKTRHNSTDLPL
- the FRS3 gene encoding fibroblast growth factor receptor substrate 3 isoform X1, with the translated sequence MGSCCSCLNRDSVPDNHPTKFKVTNVDDEGVELGSGVMELTQSELVLHLHRREAVRWPYLCLRRYGYDSNLFSFESGRRCQTGQGIFAFKCSRAEEIFNLLQDLMQCNSINVMEEPVIITRNSHPAELDLPRAPQPPNALGYTVSSFSNGCPGEGPRFSAPRRLSTSSLRHPSLGEESTHALIAPDEQSHTYVNTPASEDDHRRGRHCLQPLPEGQAPFLSQARGPDQRDPQVFLQPGQVKFVLGPTPARRHMVKCQGLCPSLHDPPHHNNNNEAPSECPAQPKCTYENVSGGLRRGAGWRLNPEEPGWNGLAHRRAALLHYENLPPLPPVWESQAQQLGGEAGDDGDSRDGLTPSSNGFPDGEEDETPLQKPTSTRAAIRSHGSFPVPLTRRRGSPRVFNFDFRRPGPEPPRQLNYIQVELKGWGGDRPKGPQNPSSPQAPMPTTHPARSSDSYAVIDLKKTVAMSNLQRALPRDDGTARKTRHNSTDLPL